A DNA window from Myxococcus xanthus contains the following coding sequences:
- a CDS encoding outer membrane protein assembly factor BamD produces MRSAVAFLSAFLLFGTGCASLTQGQAGEPDYAAVADENLRLGSEALENKDFFRAQKYFEYVRTKFPYQEAAREAELKLADVDFEREAFPEAKEQYQSFIKLHPTHAKVDYAAFRSAMTHVRAYPSEFFALPPSREKDQGEIRSALVAMEEFLRQYPQSQYVAEAKTQREDARRRLASHELYAAQFYQKRERWKAVAQRLEGLLRRYPGTEYEEEALFDLHDAYVKLNDTEKAQDTLRQVLRRLPGTPAAERAQRMLGS; encoded by the coding sequence ATGCGTTCCGCCGTCGCCTTTCTGTCCGCCTTCCTGCTGTTCGGTACCGGGTGTGCGTCCCTCACGCAGGGCCAGGCCGGTGAGCCTGACTATGCCGCCGTCGCAGATGAAAACCTGCGGCTCGGCTCCGAGGCCCTGGAGAACAAGGACTTCTTCCGCGCCCAGAAATACTTCGAGTACGTCCGAACGAAGTTCCCGTACCAGGAGGCCGCCCGCGAGGCCGAGCTGAAGCTGGCCGACGTGGACTTCGAGCGCGAAGCCTTCCCCGAGGCCAAGGAGCAGTACCAGTCCTTCATCAAGCTCCACCCCACGCACGCCAAGGTGGACTACGCCGCCTTCCGCTCCGCGATGACCCACGTGCGGGCCTACCCCTCCGAGTTCTTCGCCCTGCCGCCGTCCCGCGAGAAGGACCAGGGCGAAATCCGCTCCGCGTTGGTGGCCATGGAGGAGTTCCTGCGCCAGTACCCCCAGTCTCAGTACGTGGCGGAGGCGAAGACGCAGCGGGAGGACGCTCGGCGCCGGCTCGCCTCGCACGAACTGTACGCGGCCCAGTTCTATCAGAAGCGTGAGCGCTGGAAGGCCGTGGCCCAGCGCCTGGAAGGGCTGCTGCGCCGCTACCCGGGCACGGAGTACGAGGAGGAGGCCCTCTTCGACCTGCACGACGCGTACGTGAAGCTGAATGACACGGAGAAGGCGCAGGACACGCTGCGCCAGGTGCTGCGTCGGCTGCCGGGCACGCCCGCCGCGGAGCGCGCCCAGCGTATGCTGGGCTCGTGA
- a CDS encoding regulatory protein RecX, with amino-acid sequence MHPEDEGPDAVRRATDACLKLLSMRGRSRRELEQALARKGFTEAVCEAALARVKAWGYLDDERFARERATLLLGRGRLGPEAVAHRLRAHGLEEGTAQQAISEASDAVSFDALATARAVLEKRGLLGRPLGARERARAGRLLDSRGFSEDVIYQLLGEASLDPSGPEE; translated from the coding sequence ATGCATCCGGAGGACGAAGGGCCCGACGCTGTTCGCCGTGCCACGGACGCGTGCCTGAAGCTCCTGTCCATGCGCGGGCGCAGTCGCCGCGAGCTGGAGCAGGCCCTGGCCCGGAAGGGCTTCACCGAAGCGGTGTGCGAGGCCGCGCTCGCCCGCGTGAAGGCTTGGGGCTACCTGGACGACGAACGCTTCGCGCGTGAGCGCGCCACCCTGCTCCTGGGCCGAGGCCGGCTGGGGCCGGAGGCGGTGGCCCACCGGCTGCGGGCGCACGGGCTGGAGGAGGGGACGGCCCAGCAGGCCATCTCCGAGGCGAGCGACGCGGTGTCCTTCGACGCGCTGGCCACGGCGCGGGCAGTGCTGGAGAAGCGGGGACTGCTCGGCCGCCCGCTGGGGGCCAGGGAGCGGGCCCGCGCAGGCCGGCTCCTGGACAGCCGGGGCTTCTCGGAGGACGTCATCTACCAGTTGCTCGGAGAAGCTTCGCTGGACCCCTCGGGGCCGGAGGAATAG
- a CDS encoding type IV pilus twitching motility protein PilT codes for MELNEILQIALRGGASDIHLKAGLPPMFRVDGSLVPLKDGRRLPPEEVARMAFGIMNEFQKEKFKGSNEVDLAYGVPGLGRFRVNVFQQRGTVGAVLRVIPFKVMTIQDLLLPQILAKICGEERGLVLVTGTTGSGKSTTLAAMIDYINANETSHIMTIEDPIEFLIRDKRSIVNQREVGVDTMTFAQALKSALRQDPDVILVGEMRDHETIETALHAAETGHLVMSTLHTLDATETINRIVSAFPPHQQKQVRLQLASVLKAVVSQRLVPRADGKGRVAAVEVLRVTARVREMIEDKDRTKEIHDAIAQGTDTYGMQTFDQSLMSLVRQGLVTYEEAHRQATNPDDFALRFSGISGTSDSKWDNFDSKPGESRPIPGSSAFAQKGAPTAVAAPQAAPAPAPMAQPMRPAAPAAQQMRPGGPPQAMRPGAPAGAPVGRPMASPAARPPAPAPAPAAAGGDDDFQIERF; via the coding sequence ATGGAACTCAACGAGATCCTCCAGATCGCCCTGCGTGGCGGTGCCTCCGACATTCATCTCAAGGCAGGCCTGCCGCCCATGTTCCGCGTGGACGGTTCGCTGGTTCCGCTGAAGGACGGCCGCCGCCTCCCTCCCGAGGAGGTGGCGCGCATGGCCTTCGGCATCATGAACGAGTTCCAGAAGGAGAAGTTCAAGGGGAGCAACGAGGTGGACCTGGCCTACGGCGTGCCGGGGCTCGGGCGCTTCCGCGTGAACGTCTTCCAGCAGCGTGGCACCGTGGGCGCCGTGCTGCGTGTCATCCCCTTCAAGGTGATGACCATCCAGGACCTGTTGCTGCCCCAGATTCTCGCCAAGATTTGCGGTGAGGAGCGCGGCCTGGTCCTGGTGACGGGCACCACGGGCTCCGGCAAGTCCACCACGCTGGCGGCGATGATCGACTACATCAACGCCAACGAGACCAGCCACATCATGACGATTGAGGACCCCATCGAGTTCCTCATTCGCGACAAGCGCTCCATCGTGAACCAGCGCGAGGTGGGTGTGGACACGATGACCTTCGCGCAGGCGCTCAAGAGCGCGCTGCGGCAGGACCCGGACGTCATCCTCGTGGGCGAAATGCGTGACCACGAAACCATCGAAACGGCGCTTCACGCCGCGGAGACGGGCCACCTGGTGATGTCCACGCTGCACACGCTGGACGCGACGGAGACCATCAACCGCATCGTCTCCGCCTTCCCGCCGCACCAGCAGAAGCAGGTGCGCCTCCAGTTGGCCAGTGTGCTCAAGGCCGTGGTGTCCCAGCGTCTGGTGCCGCGCGCGGACGGCAAGGGTCGCGTGGCCGCCGTGGAAGTGCTGCGCGTCACGGCGCGTGTCCGCGAGATGATTGAAGACAAGGACCGCACGAAGGAGATCCACGACGCCATTGCCCAGGGCACGGACACGTACGGGATGCAGACCTTCGACCAGTCGCTGATGAGCCTGGTGCGGCAGGGGCTCGTCACCTACGAGGAGGCCCATCGGCAGGCCACCAACCCGGACGACTTCGCGCTGCGCTTCTCCGGCATCAGCGGCACGTCCGACTCCAAGTGGGACAACTTCGATTCGAAGCCCGGCGAGTCGCGGCCCATTCCTGGCTCGTCCGCCTTCGCGCAGAAGGGGGCGCCCACGGCTGTCGCGGCGCCGCAGGCCGCGCCTGCTCCGGCGCCCATGGCGCAGCCCATGCGACCGGCGGCTCCAGCAGCCCAGCAGATGCGCCCGGGGGGGCCGCCGCAGGCCATGCGTCCGGGGGCTCCGGCCGGCGCGCCGGTGGGGCGTCCCATGGCGTCTCCCGCCGCGCGCCCGCCAGCGCCCGCTCCGGCCCCCGCAGCGGCAGGTGGGGACGACGACTTCCAGATCGAGCGCTTCTAG
- the rpsI gene encoding 30S ribosomal protein S9, whose amino-acid sequence MPINQELGFYATGRRKEATARVWIRPGTGLVTINGRELNEYFGRETSKMILNQPLEILEQKGKVDVTVNVKGGGLSGQAGAIRHGIARALCSFNPEFRPALKKAGFLTRDARAVERKKYGQPGARRRFQFSKR is encoded by the coding sequence ATGCCCATCAACCAAGAGCTCGGTTTCTACGCCACCGGCCGCCGCAAGGAGGCCACCGCCCGCGTCTGGATTCGTCCTGGCACTGGCCTTGTCACCATCAACGGCCGCGAGCTGAACGAGTACTTCGGCCGTGAGACGTCCAAGATGATCCTCAACCAGCCCCTCGAGATCCTCGAGCAGAAGGGCAAGGTTGACGTGACGGTCAACGTCAAGGGTGGCGGTCTCTCCGGCCAGGCCGGCGCCATCCGTCACGGCATCGCCCGTGCGCTGTGCTCCTTCAACCCGGAGTTCCGTCCGGCGCTGAAGAAGGCCGGCTTCCTCACCCGCGATGCTCGCGCGGTCGAGCGTAAGAAGTACGGCCAGCCGGGCGCGCGTCGCCGGTTCCAGTTCTCCAAGCGCTAA
- the rplM gene encoding 50S ribosomal protein L13 — MSQKTYSAKAGDIKRQWHVVDVSDKVLGRAASQIATLLKGKHKAIYTPSIDTGDHVVVINAEKVKVTGTKEQDKMYYRHPNAGFPGALKITNLEKLRQRHPEDIIINAVRRMLPRNALGRQMMTKLKVYAGDTHPHAAQKPAAFEVEA; from the coding sequence ATGTCGCAGAAGACCTACAGCGCGAAGGCTGGGGACATCAAGCGCCAGTGGCACGTCGTTGACGTGTCCGACAAGGTGCTGGGCCGCGCGGCGAGCCAGATTGCCACCCTGCTGAAGGGCAAGCACAAGGCCATCTACACGCCGTCCATTGACACGGGCGACCACGTGGTCGTCATCAACGCCGAAAAGGTGAAGGTGACGGGCACGAAGGAGCAGGACAAGATGTACTACCGGCACCCGAACGCGGGTTTCCCGGGCGCCCTGAAGATCACCAACCTGGAGAAGCTCCGCCAGCGTCACCCTGAGGACATCATCATCAACGCCGTGCGGCGCATGCTTCCGCGCAACGCGCTCGGCCGCCAGATGATGACGAAGCTGAAGGTCTACGCAGGTGACACGCACCCGCACGCGGCCCAGAAGCCGGCCGCGTTCGAGGTCGAGGCGTAA
- a CDS encoding ATP-dependent helicase, whose amino-acid sequence MDLSKLNPPQREAVVTLEGPLLVLAGAGSGKTRVITHRIVHLLNERPGLIMARNILAVTFTNKAATEMKERLVHMAGPRAQGVLVCTFHAFGAEMLREDIHRLGWPKKFAIADMGDQLANIRRAMREHKIDDRSFDARKVLNLISKAKNSGKAPEPKPEGIGDDYDLITHMVYPDYQLSLKAQGSVDFDDLLLLPARLLREHPDLYEKYTKRFRYLLVDEFQDTNTAQLELLKLLAGRSRNVCAVGDDDQCIYSWRGAEVRNILDFDRLFPGGKEVRLEQNYRSVQTVLDAANAVIAKNPERKAKQMWTDRTGGTKVKVVTCPNDEEEARFVAHEIQKHMALGISADDIAVLYRTNGQSRPIEETLREKNIGYEVVGGSEFFDRREVKDVIAYFKVIVNKLDEISLLRIVNVPSRGIGDVTMERLNVHARGEGVTLWTVMKKATDYEDLPPGAGARVMDFVDLVERYRAAYEHGQLANVTRKLLEEIGFREATRAHATSATAADKKLKGVDGVLNSLENFEKREGPKASLPTYLNRLSLDTRQEEEEVPGANRRVTLMTVHASKGLEYRLVFFIGMEEDLMPHGGMQGEAQNLEEERRLCYVGITRAKEVLYLTRAATRVKRGKEVPRTPSRFLEDLPPEVIEVVELDAPRQGPPTTEEKNFFANLKERFKKPAIPGTPPGGTGPSGGAAR is encoded by the coding sequence ATGGACCTCTCGAAGCTCAATCCTCCGCAGCGCGAGGCCGTGGTGACCCTGGAGGGACCGCTCCTCGTGCTGGCAGGCGCAGGCAGCGGCAAGACTCGCGTCATCACCCACCGCATCGTCCACCTGCTCAACGAGCGGCCGGGCCTCATCATGGCCCGCAACATCCTGGCGGTGACCTTCACCAACAAGGCCGCCACGGAGATGAAGGAGCGCCTGGTCCACATGGCGGGACCTCGGGCGCAGGGCGTGCTGGTGTGCACCTTCCACGCCTTTGGCGCGGAGATGCTCCGCGAGGACATCCACCGGCTGGGGTGGCCCAAGAAGTTCGCCATCGCCGACATGGGCGACCAGCTGGCCAACATCCGGCGCGCGATGCGCGAGCACAAAATCGACGACCGCTCGTTCGACGCGCGCAAGGTGCTCAACCTCATCTCCAAGGCGAAGAACTCCGGCAAGGCGCCGGAGCCCAAGCCGGAGGGGATTGGGGATGATTACGACCTCATCACCCACATGGTGTACCCGGACTATCAGCTGTCGCTGAAGGCGCAGGGGTCGGTGGACTTCGACGACCTGCTGCTGCTGCCCGCGCGCCTCCTGCGCGAGCACCCGGACCTCTACGAGAAGTACACCAAGCGCTTCCGCTACCTGCTGGTGGACGAGTTCCAGGACACCAACACCGCGCAGTTGGAACTGCTGAAGCTGCTGGCGGGCCGCTCCCGCAACGTGTGCGCGGTGGGTGACGACGACCAGTGCATCTATTCGTGGCGGGGCGCGGAGGTGCGCAACATCCTCGACTTCGACCGCCTCTTCCCGGGAGGGAAGGAGGTCCGGTTGGAGCAGAACTACCGCTCCGTCCAGACGGTCCTGGACGCGGCCAACGCCGTCATCGCCAAGAACCCCGAGCGCAAGGCCAAGCAGATGTGGACCGACCGCACGGGGGGAACGAAGGTGAAGGTGGTGACGTGTCCCAATGACGAAGAGGAGGCCCGCTTCGTCGCGCACGAAATCCAGAAGCACATGGCCCTGGGCATCTCCGCGGACGACATCGCCGTGCTCTACCGGACCAACGGCCAGTCCCGCCCCATCGAGGAGACGCTGCGGGAGAAGAACATCGGCTACGAGGTGGTGGGCGGCAGCGAGTTCTTCGACCGGCGCGAGGTGAAGGACGTCATCGCGTACTTCAAGGTCATCGTGAACAAGCTGGACGAAATCTCGCTCCTTCGCATCGTCAACGTGCCCTCGCGCGGCATTGGCGACGTGACGATGGAGCGCCTGAACGTCCACGCGCGGGGCGAGGGCGTCACGCTGTGGACGGTGATGAAGAAGGCCACCGACTACGAGGACCTGCCGCCCGGGGCCGGGGCCCGGGTGATGGACTTCGTGGACCTGGTGGAGCGCTACCGCGCCGCGTACGAGCACGGCCAGTTGGCCAACGTGACGCGCAAGCTGCTGGAGGAGATTGGCTTTCGCGAGGCCACCCGCGCCCACGCCACCAGCGCCACCGCCGCGGACAAGAAGCTCAAGGGCGTGGACGGCGTGCTCAACTCGCTGGAGAACTTCGAAAAGCGCGAGGGCCCCAAGGCGAGCCTGCCGACGTACCTCAACCGCCTGAGCCTGGACACCCGGCAGGAGGAAGAGGAGGTGCCGGGCGCCAACCGCCGCGTCACCTTGATGACGGTGCACGCCTCCAAGGGCCTGGAATACCGGCTCGTCTTCTTCATCGGTATGGAGGAGGACCTGATGCCCCACGGAGGCATGCAGGGCGAGGCGCAGAACCTCGAGGAGGAGCGGCGCCTCTGCTACGTGGGCATCACCCGCGCCAAGGAGGTCCTCTACCTCACCCGCGCGGCCACCCGCGTGAAGCGCGGCAAGGAGGTGCCCCGCACGCCCTCGCGCTTCCTGGAGGACCTGCCGCCGGAGGTGATTGAGGTGGTGGAACTGGACGCGCCGCGTCAGGGGCCTCCCACCACGGAGGAGAAGAACTTCTTCGCCAACTTGAAGGAGCGCTTCAAGAAACCCGCGATTCCGGGAACGCCTCCGGGTGGCACCGGGCCGTCTGGGGGAGCAGCCAGGTAG
- a CDS encoding caib/baif family protein has product MVKDKGTRPDKADLVAQEKAARELVSSLGKREFLEQFQKLAKSFASDPGNPGSYACEGCQRCANCMFCKDCDSCFSCTHCTRCELCNNCSHCVDCKSCNACAYCVQSENCSTSAYLVLCRNLQDCNYCFGCVGLAKKDFHILNVPFPRTEYFKIVGRLRKELGIP; this is encoded by the coding sequence GTGGTGAAGGACAAAGGAACGCGGCCCGATAAGGCGGACCTGGTCGCGCAGGAGAAGGCGGCGCGGGAGCTGGTGTCCTCTCTGGGCAAGCGGGAGTTCCTGGAGCAGTTCCAGAAGCTGGCCAAGAGCTTCGCGTCCGACCCGGGCAACCCCGGCTCCTACGCGTGCGAGGGCTGTCAGCGCTGCGCCAACTGCATGTTCTGCAAGGACTGCGACAGTTGCTTCTCGTGCACGCACTGCACCCGGTGCGAGCTGTGCAACAACTGCTCGCACTGCGTGGACTGCAAGAGCTGCAACGCCTGCGCGTACTGCGTCCAGAGCGAGAACTGCTCCACCAGCGCGTACCTGGTGCTGTGCCGCAACCTGCAGGACTGCAACTACTGCTTCGGCTGCGTGGGCCTGGCGAAGAAGGACTTCCACATCCTCAACGTCCCCTTCCCACGAACGGAGTACTTCAAAATCGTGGGCCGGCTGCGCAAGGAGCTGGGGATTCCATAG
- a CDS encoding class I SAM-dependent rRNA methyltransferase: MPPHAALPVARVTPKGARSLRHFNPWVYRTEIAAPPDVKGAGAVVLVVDSQGNPIGQALYARRSPLALRLLTRKGPAEEPVDDAFFRRRLEAALARRAYLSGRDGLRLVHGEADQLPGLFVDRYGKGLTLQTLSEGMDARKETLAKMLVELTGATHVMCRDDASGRDFEGLPREARLLHGEGAARFTYHEGENRFEVDLQGDMKTGAFLDQVDNHLRAGELARGDALDLFSYHGGFALSLSRTCTSVLAVEQDEKAAARAKANAEANGRANVTVENANAFDVLRRFDTSGRRFDTVVLDPPGLAKRREGLATALRAYHELNLRAFRCLKPDGLLVTCSCSGKLDRAAFEEMVLAAAADAKRPVQILERRGAGLDHPVLAGLPETEYLKALYVRAL; encoded by the coding sequence ATGCCCCCCCATGCAGCCCTGCCCGTCGCGCGCGTCACCCCCAAGGGGGCGCGCTCGCTGCGGCACTTCAATCCCTGGGTGTACCGCACCGAAATCGCCGCCCCGCCCGACGTGAAGGGCGCCGGCGCCGTGGTGCTGGTGGTGGACTCCCAGGGCAATCCCATTGGCCAGGCGCTCTATGCCCGCCGCTCGCCCCTGGCGCTGCGCCTGCTGACGCGCAAGGGGCCCGCCGAGGAGCCGGTGGACGACGCCTTCTTCCGCCGCCGCCTGGAGGCCGCCCTGGCGCGCCGGGCGTACCTGTCCGGCCGTGACGGGCTGCGGCTGGTGCACGGCGAGGCGGACCAGCTCCCGGGCCTCTTCGTGGACCGCTACGGAAAGGGCCTCACGCTCCAGACGCTCTCCGAGGGCATGGACGCGCGCAAGGAGACGCTGGCGAAGATGCTGGTGGAGCTCACCGGCGCCACCCACGTCATGTGCCGGGACGACGCCTCCGGCCGTGACTTCGAAGGCCTGCCCCGCGAGGCGCGCCTGCTGCACGGTGAGGGCGCCGCGCGCTTCACCTACCACGAGGGGGAGAACCGCTTCGAGGTCGACCTCCAGGGCGACATGAAGACGGGCGCCTTCCTGGACCAGGTGGACAACCACCTGCGGGCCGGGGAGCTGGCGCGCGGCGACGCGCTGGACCTCTTCAGCTACCACGGCGGCTTCGCGCTCTCGCTGTCACGCACCTGCACGTCCGTGCTGGCGGTGGAGCAGGACGAGAAGGCCGCCGCGCGCGCCAAGGCCAACGCCGAGGCCAACGGCCGCGCCAACGTCACCGTGGAGAACGCCAACGCCTTCGATGTGCTGCGCCGCTTCGACACCAGCGGGCGCCGCTTCGACACCGTGGTGTTGGACCCGCCCGGACTGGCCAAGCGCCGCGAGGGCCTGGCCACCGCGCTGCGCGCCTACCACGAGCTGAACCTGCGCGCCTTCCGCTGCCTCAAGCCGGACGGGTTGCTCGTCACCTGCTCCTGCTCCGGCAAGCTGGACCGCGCCGCCTTCGAGGAGATGGTGCTGGCGGCCGCCGCGGATGCGAAGCGGCCGGTGCAGATTCTGGAGCGGCGGGGCGCGGGGTTGGACCACCCGGTGCTGGCCGGGCTGCCGGAGACGGAGTACCTGAAGGCCCTCTACGTGCGCGCCCTCTAG
- a CDS encoding metallopeptidase family protein, with amino-acid sequence MGVQSRQQAAVHVSASRPRGDAVPWRPMSRRGLLAFCLLIAACKRGPLASEAPDASCPAVPALSAPGAGAPTASVRSAPPPEDATHRMQPLAVCRSDGAAPLDASRRYFEEGRFEDALSCAAQAAALEPDLAAAHAERGVALAALGRETEAQLAYARALAIDPGDPSALLGSAHLYAVQLSSTRERDELGALYAERGLSQPNTPPELIPHLALVAAMAFNDLGQAESSLAHSAIVLARNPGSREALYERALALFELCRFREARTAFTSLVDDPERAAHAHHHLGLLLEREGKWKQAQGHFDKARTLAPDDFPEPPLPAEEDFRAEVVRAVAELPKDMRGDLDGVPVTAEELPADADLLANQPPLSPTILGLYRGPPLAEPCDGSEVPCRSVVLYRRNLARAARTPEELREQIRVTLLHEIGHLRGEDDEELAARGLE; translated from the coding sequence GTGGGTGTCCAGTCGCGCCAGCAAGCGGCCGTGCACGTCTCGGCTTCCCGGCCACGGGGTGATGCCGTACCCTGGCGGCCCATGTCGCGGCGCGGTCTGCTCGCCTTCTGTCTCCTCATTGCTGCCTGCAAGCGCGGCCCCCTGGCCTCTGAGGCGCCGGACGCGTCATGTCCGGCCGTGCCCGCCCTCAGCGCGCCTGGCGCCGGGGCGCCCACCGCCAGCGTGCGTTCCGCACCGCCCCCGGAGGACGCCACTCACCGGATGCAGCCGCTGGCCGTGTGCCGCTCGGACGGCGCGGCCCCGTTGGATGCGTCGCGTCGCTACTTCGAGGAAGGCCGCTTCGAGGATGCACTGTCCTGCGCCGCCCAGGCCGCCGCGCTGGAGCCGGACCTGGCCGCCGCCCACGCGGAACGCGGCGTGGCGCTGGCCGCCCTGGGCCGCGAGACAGAGGCGCAGCTCGCCTACGCGCGGGCGCTCGCCATCGACCCGGGGGACCCGTCCGCCCTTCTGGGCTCGGCGCACCTGTACGCCGTGCAACTGTCCTCCACCCGGGAGCGGGACGAATTGGGCGCCCTCTACGCCGAGCGCGGCCTGTCCCAGCCCAACACGCCCCCGGAGCTGATTCCGCACCTCGCGCTGGTGGCCGCCATGGCCTTCAATGATTTGGGACAGGCGGAGTCCTCGCTGGCGCACTCCGCCATCGTCCTCGCGCGCAATCCCGGAAGCCGCGAGGCCCTCTACGAGCGCGCCCTGGCCCTCTTCGAGCTGTGCCGCTTCCGGGAGGCCCGCACCGCCTTCACCAGTCTCGTGGACGACCCGGAGCGGGCCGCGCACGCCCATCATCACCTGGGGCTCCTGTTGGAGCGCGAGGGCAAGTGGAAGCAGGCGCAGGGCCACTTCGACAAGGCGCGCACGCTGGCGCCGGACGACTTTCCCGAGCCGCCGCTGCCCGCGGAGGAGGACTTCCGCGCCGAGGTGGTGAGGGCCGTCGCCGAGCTGCCCAAGGACATGCGCGGGGACTTGGACGGCGTGCCCGTCACTGCGGAGGAGCTGCCCGCGGACGCGGACCTGCTGGCCAACCAGCCGCCGCTGTCGCCCACGATTCTGGGGCTCTACCGGGGCCCGCCGCTGGCCGAGCCCTGTGACGGCTCCGAGGTGCCGTGCCGCTCCGTGGTGCTCTACCGCCGCAACCTGGCGCGCGCCGCCCGGACGCCCGAGGAACTTCGCGAGCAGATCCGCGTGACGTTGCTGCACGAAATCGGGCACCTTCGCGGCGAGGACGACGAAGAACTGGCCGCTCGCGGCCTGGAGTGA
- a CDS encoding Maf family protein, producing the protein MSELILASTSSARRALMDGLRLPYRAEAPGVDEVVAPHLSVTEAVRELASRKARAVHQRHPEAWVLGADQLVEVAGEVLSKPVDRNAAREQLRKLVGHTHAIHTGVCLVGPGGKVLDAVETTRLTFYRVKEEELERYLDLNEWEGCCGSYRVEDAGQALLERLDGDRSNVQGLPMVTVVRLLREAGFRFF; encoded by the coding sequence ATGAGCGAATTGATTCTGGCCTCCACGTCGAGCGCCCGGCGGGCCCTGATGGATGGACTGAGGCTTCCCTACCGCGCCGAGGCCCCCGGCGTGGACGAGGTCGTCGCCCCACACCTGTCGGTGACGGAGGCCGTGCGGGAGCTCGCGTCACGCAAGGCCCGCGCGGTGCATCAGCGCCACCCGGAGGCCTGGGTGCTGGGCGCGGACCAGCTCGTCGAGGTGGCGGGCGAAGTCCTCTCCAAGCCCGTCGACCGGAACGCGGCGCGCGAGCAACTGCGCAAGCTGGTGGGCCACACCCACGCCATCCACACCGGGGTGTGCCTGGTGGGCCCCGGAGGCAAGGTGCTCGATGCAGTGGAGACGACCCGGCTGACCTTCTACCGGGTGAAGGAGGAGGAGCTGGAGCGCTACCTCGACCTGAACGAATGGGAGGGCTGCTGCGGCAGCTACCGCGTGGAGGACGCCGGACAGGCCCTGTTGGAGCGGCTCGACGGCGACCGCTCCAACGTTCAGGGCCTGCCCATGGTGACGGTGGTGCGACTGCTGCGGGAGGCGGGCTTCCGGTTCTTCTGA
- a CDS encoding zinc ribbon domain-containing protein, with translation MRLDRPMVEADDDATVFGGDLVTSAVSAHPGPAAGVLLASAAAWFVRAAGLLGSLEDPAWTYGLVCLGAVLALVLVLNRGPAKGMAQVGVVVQLLATGWLAREAPLAPVHVAYFILGVLALVMVVGEPGPMRRYLGLGLGLGAAVASAGLLALPIAGTSGAGVRQSLVGSELGYRLELPPGWGQLTREQLAPHLVLPASTLQGGGVGFGDAAQERYGLLWVERGTGKAAAAGCKGLFQALGGALGEALSLPAPPALGSAATVHPLRTPGGAEGTLACGVLADGRLVGLVVVAAQASGGADEAAFTTVGAGLALQ, from the coding sequence ATGCGGCTGGACCGGCCCATGGTGGAGGCGGACGACGACGCCACGGTGTTCGGCGGGGACCTTGTCACCAGCGCGGTGTCCGCCCATCCGGGCCCTGCTGCGGGGGTGTTGCTGGCGAGCGCCGCGGCCTGGTTCGTCCGCGCCGCGGGCCTGTTGGGCTCGCTGGAGGACCCCGCGTGGACATACGGCCTGGTGTGCCTGGGCGCGGTGCTCGCGCTGGTGCTGGTGCTCAACCGCGGCCCCGCGAAGGGGATGGCGCAGGTGGGCGTGGTGGTGCAACTGCTGGCCACGGGGTGGCTGGCGCGTGAGGCACCGCTGGCCCCCGTCCACGTGGCCTACTTCATCCTCGGGGTGCTCGCCTTGGTCATGGTGGTGGGCGAGCCGGGGCCCATGCGGCGCTACCTGGGGCTGGGTTTGGGCCTGGGAGCGGCGGTCGCTTCGGCGGGGTTGTTGGCGCTTCCCATCGCGGGGACGTCGGGCGCGGGTGTGCGTCAGTCCCTGGTGGGCAGCGAGCTGGGGTATCGGCTGGAGCTGCCCCCGGGGTGGGGACAGTTGACGCGCGAGCAGCTCGCACCGCACCTGGTCCTGCCCGCGTCCACCCTGCAGGGCGGCGGCGTGGGCTTCGGCGACGCGGCGCAGGAACGCTACGGCCTGCTCTGGGTGGAGCGCGGCACGGGCAAGGCGGCGGCCGCGGGGTGCAAGGGGTTGTTCCAGGCGCTGGGCGGTGCGCTGGGGGAGGCGCTGTCACTTCCCGCGCCTCCGGCGTTGGGGAGCGCGGCCACCGTGCATCCGCTGCGCACGCCGGGTGGCGCGGAAGGCACGCTGGCGTGCGGGGTGCTGGCGGACGGGCGGCTCGTGGGGCTGGTGGTGGTGGCCGCCCAGGCGAGTGGCGGCGCGGACGAGGCGGCCTTCACGACGGTGGGCGCGGGACTCGCATTGCAGTAA